From Streptomyces sp. NBC_01754, a single genomic window includes:
- a CDS encoding DMT family transporter, translating into MAWLLVVVAGLLETGFAVCLKLSHGFTRLWPTIAFCAFALGSFGLLTMSLKKLDVGPAYAVWTGIGAAGTAIYGMVFLDDVVSTLKLVSVSLVIVGVIGLQLSGSSH; encoded by the coding sequence ATGGCGTGGTTGCTGGTCGTGGTCGCCGGACTGCTGGAGACCGGTTTCGCCGTGTGCCTGAAGCTGTCGCACGGCTTCACCCGCCTCTGGCCGACGATCGCGTTCTGCGCGTTCGCCCTGGGCAGTTTCGGGCTGCTGACGATGTCGCTGAAGAAGCTCGACGTGGGGCCCGCGTACGCGGTGTGGACCGGCATCGGGGCGGCCGGTACGGCGATCTACGGCATGGTCTTCCTCGACGACGTGGTCTCCACGCTCAAGCTGGTGTCGGTCTCGCTGGTGATCGTCGGTGTGATCGGGCTCCAGCTGTCCGGCTCCTCGCACTGA
- the rsgA gene encoding ribosome small subunit-dependent GTPase A, with product MRRYGKNPDEDDIRVRPNPKGNRPRTHTRPKHEDAQDGMVLTVDRGRLTCLVDGRTVMAMKARELGRKAAVVGDRVSLVGDLSGDKDTLARIVRIGRRTSVLRRTADDDDPYERVVVANADQLAVVTALADPEPRPRMIDRCLVAAYDGGLSPLLVLTKSDLASPDKLLEAYTPLGVPYVVTSREELENGDAAEGVRELLDGKVTAFVGHSGVGKTTLVNALVAEDKRRTTGLVNAVTGRGRHTTTSALALPLGDGRGWVVDTPGVRSFGLHHVDPSRVINAFPDLRPGAENCPRGCTHDSRETECALDAWVAEGHADPARLDSLRRLLETRERREGD from the coding sequence ATGCGCCGCTACGGGAAGAACCCCGACGAGGACGACATCCGCGTCCGCCCCAACCCCAAGGGCAACCGGCCCCGCACCCACACCCGCCCCAAGCACGAGGACGCCCAGGACGGGATGGTCCTCACGGTCGACCGGGGCCGGCTCACGTGCCTCGTGGACGGCCGCACCGTGATGGCGATGAAGGCCCGGGAGCTGGGACGCAAGGCGGCCGTGGTGGGTGACAGGGTCTCCCTGGTCGGCGATCTCTCCGGCGACAAGGACACCCTGGCCCGCATCGTGCGCATCGGCCGGCGCACGTCGGTGCTGCGCCGCACGGCGGACGACGACGACCCCTACGAGCGGGTGGTCGTCGCCAACGCCGACCAGCTGGCCGTCGTCACCGCGCTCGCGGACCCCGAACCCCGCCCCCGCATGATCGACCGTTGCCTGGTCGCGGCGTACGACGGCGGGCTCTCCCCGCTCCTCGTCCTGACCAAGTCCGATCTGGCCTCCCCGGACAAGCTCCTGGAGGCGTACACACCGCTCGGCGTCCCCTATGTCGTCACCAGCCGCGAGGAACTGGAGAACGGCGACGCGGCCGAAGGGGTACGCGAACTACTGGACGGCAAGGTGACCGCCTTCGTCGGGCACTCCGGGGTGGGCAAGACCACCCTGGTCAACGCCCTGGTGGCCGAGGACAAACGGCGTACGACCGGTCTGGTGAACGCCGTCACGGGGCGGGGCCGGCACACCACGACCTCCGCGCTCGCACTGCCGCTGGGGGACGGGCGCGGCTGGGTGGTCGACACCCCGGGTGTGCGGTCGTTCGGACTGCACCACGTCGATCCGTCCCGGGTCATCAACGCCTTCCCGGACCTGCGACCGGGCGCGGAGAACTGCCCGCGCGGCTGCACCCACGACAGCCGCGAGACGGAGTGCGCCCTGGACGCCTGGGTGGCCGAAGGCCACGCGGACCCCGCCCGCCTGGACTCGCTGCGCCGCCTCCTGGAGACCCGGGAGCGCCGCGAGGGCGACTGA
- a CDS encoding CBS domain-containing protein: MFVHDAMSTVVLTIGPAHTLRQAARLMSARRIGAAVVHDPDTCGLGILTERDVLNAVGAGQDPDVETAGAHTTADVVFASPAWTLDKAAEAMTHGGFRHLIVLDGDGPVGIVSVRDIIRCWVPARRRPAEMAR, from the coding sequence ATGTTTGTCCACGACGCCATGAGCACGGTGGTCCTCACCATCGGACCGGCCCACACCCTCCGTCAGGCGGCGCGGCTGATGTCGGCCCGCCGCATCGGAGCCGCCGTCGTCCACGACCCGGACACCTGCGGGCTCGGGATCCTCACCGAGCGCGACGTCCTCAACGCGGTGGGCGCCGGGCAGGACCCGGACGTCGAGACCGCCGGCGCACACACCACCGCGGACGTCGTCTTCGCCTCTCCCGCGTGGACCCTCGACAAAGCCGCGGAAGCTATGACGCACGGCGGTTTCCGGCACCTCATCGTGCTGGACGGCGACGGCCCGGTGGGCATCGTCTCGGTGCGCGACATCATCCGGTGCTGGGTGCCGGCCCGGCGTCGGCCCGCCGAAATGGCCCGGTGA
- a CDS encoding tetratricopeptide repeat protein, with translation MVFMGDRATLLETGRFVQRRGRTTDNVADAVFAAAVAEVEEAAVTRDGNLLDAPCADLTGRSVVEPRTARAAEEPVPGVKGQAAERPGAEAPHTVESRSVEPRAVVEPRTGAPRGTDSADAMVADATEAAEQAETEARHRRAADAGDTTSMSVLGALLLRRGDLDGAESYLRAATAEGDRAAANNLGVLLHRRGYADEAAGWWRIAAVAGSAAAAHALGRHLRERGDEPGAEYWLRQSAEQGHALGAYALADLLEHRGENGTERWLRAAAEQGHREAAYRLARALERPTAGGGDAFAPGRRNGPDVRGHLSALGLGVPDRKEGPAAGRSEAEQWYRQAAARGHRRAALHLGAILERRGELKEAGRWYLTAAKEGEPRAACALGFLLRDAGDQESAAVWWLRAAQDGDGNAANALGALHAARGEQQTAERWYRAAMDAGDVNGAYNLGLLCAAQDRVAQAEQWYRRAAYAGHREAANALAVLLLQAGDAAGAEPWFSKAAEAGSVDAAFNLGILHAGRDEDGAALDWYQRAAAAGHTDAALQVGMALLRDGEEQEAERHLRCAAGGGSAEAAFRLAGVLDLRRPPSGRPTLGEPMPEKTECEEWYERAAEQGHRRAQVRAGMLAAARGDLADAARWYREAAEAGSRNGAFNLGLLLAREGSEREAALWWSRAANDGHGRAALRLALLAARRGELVEGQRWCARAVELGPEEVAERGARLLEALHQELTA, from the coding sequence ATGGTTTTTATGGGGGACAGGGCAACTCTGTTGGAGACAGGGCGGTTTGTGCAGCGACGCGGCCGGACGACGGATAACGTGGCAGATGCGGTGTTCGCCGCTGCCGTCGCCGAGGTCGAGGAGGCTGCCGTGACCCGTGACGGAAACCTCCTCGACGCACCTTGTGCCGACCTCACCGGCCGGTCCGTGGTCGAGCCGCGGACCGCACGGGCGGCTGAGGAGCCGGTTCCCGGCGTGAAGGGGCAGGCCGCCGAGCGACCGGGCGCCGAAGCCCCGCACACCGTGGAATCACGTTCCGTGGAGCCGCGTGCCGTCGTGGAACCGCGTACCGGAGCCCCGCGCGGGACGGACTCCGCCGACGCGATGGTCGCCGACGCGACGGAAGCCGCGGAACAGGCCGAGACCGAGGCCCGCCACCGCCGGGCCGCGGACGCGGGTGACACCACGTCCATGAGCGTTCTGGGTGCTCTCCTGCTGCGCCGCGGGGACCTCGACGGCGCCGAGTCCTACCTGCGCGCGGCCACCGCCGAGGGCGACCGTGCCGCCGCCAACAACCTGGGCGTCCTGCTCCACCGGCGCGGATACGCCGACGAGGCGGCCGGATGGTGGCGCATCGCCGCCGTCGCGGGGTCCGCCGCCGCGGCACACGCCCTGGGCCGGCACCTCAGGGAGCGCGGGGACGAGCCGGGGGCCGAGTACTGGCTGCGCCAGTCCGCCGAACAGGGCCACGCACTCGGCGCCTACGCGCTGGCCGACCTGCTGGAGCACCGCGGCGAGAACGGTACGGAACGCTGGCTGCGGGCCGCCGCCGAGCAGGGGCACCGGGAGGCCGCCTACCGGTTGGCACGTGCCCTGGAGCGCCCCACCGCCGGCGGCGGCGACGCCTTCGCCCCGGGTCGCAGGAACGGCCCGGACGTCAGGGGCCACCTGAGCGCCCTGGGCCTCGGCGTGCCGGACAGGAAGGAAGGGCCCGCGGCGGGCCGGAGCGAGGCCGAACAGTGGTACCGGCAGGCCGCCGCACGCGGTCACCGCCGTGCCGCCCTCCACCTCGGCGCCATCCTGGAGCGGCGCGGGGAGCTGAAGGAGGCCGGCCGCTGGTATCTCACCGCCGCGAAGGAGGGGGAGCCCCGCGCCGCCTGCGCCCTCGGCTTCCTGCTGCGTGACGCGGGCGACCAGGAGAGTGCGGCCGTGTGGTGGCTGCGGGCCGCCCAGGACGGCGACGGGAACGCGGCCAACGCCCTCGGAGCCCTCCACGCGGCCCGTGGCGAGCAGCAGACCGCCGAACGCTGGTACCGCGCGGCCATGGACGCGGGCGACGTGAACGGCGCCTACAACCTCGGTCTGCTCTGCGCGGCGCAGGACCGCGTCGCCCAGGCCGAGCAGTGGTACCGCCGTGCCGCCTACGCCGGACACCGCGAGGCGGCCAACGCGCTCGCCGTCCTGCTGCTCCAGGCTGGAGACGCCGCCGGCGCCGAGCCGTGGTTCTCCAAGGCGGCCGAGGCGGGCAGCGTGGACGCCGCCTTCAACCTCGGCATCCTGCACGCGGGACGGGACGAGGACGGCGCGGCGCTGGACTGGTACCAGCGCGCGGCGGCGGCCGGCCACACCGATGCCGCCCTCCAGGTCGGGATGGCCCTGCTCCGCGACGGAGAGGAGCAGGAGGCCGAGCGCCACCTGCGCTGCGCCGCCGGCGGCGGCAGCGCCGAGGCGGCGTTCCGGCTGGCCGGCGTGCTCGACCTGCGCCGCCCGCCCTCCGGGCGGCCGACGCTCGGAGAGCCCATGCCGGAGAAGACCGAGTGCGAGGAGTGGTACGAGAGGGCGGCCGAGCAGGGGCACCGCCGAGCCCAGGTGAGAGCCGGCATGCTCGCCGCCGCCCGTGGAGATCTGGCCGACGCCGCCCGCTGGTACCGCGAGGCCGCCGAGGCGGGCAGCCGCAACGGGGCGTTCAACCTCGGTCTGCTGCTCGCCCGGGAGGGCAGCGAGCGGGAGGCCGCCCTGTGGTGGAGCCGCGCCGCCAACGACGGGCACGGCCGGGCCGCTCTGCGCCTCGCGCTGCTCGCCGCCCGTCGGGGGGAACTCGTGGAGGGGCAGCGCTGGTGCGCCCGGGCGGTCGAGCTCGGGCCGGAGGAGGTGGCCGAGCGAGGCGCGCGGCTGCTGGAGGCGCTGCACCAGGAGCTCACCGCGTGA
- a CDS encoding catalase has product MTATQEAYVTQGPLTTEAGAPVADNQNSETAGPGGPVLVQDQALLEKLAHFNRERIPERVVHARGAGAYGTFTLTRDVSQWTRAKFLSEVGKETETFLRFSTVAGNLGAADAARDPRGWALKFYTEEGNYDLVGNNTPVFFVKDAIKFPDFIHTQKRDPYTGSQEADNVWDFWGLSPESTHQVTWLFGDRGIPASYRHMNGYGSHTFQWNNEAGEVFWVKYHFKTDQGIKNLTTEEAVRLSGVDPDSHQRDLRESIERGDFPTWTVQVQIMPAAEAATYRFNPFDLTKVWPHEDYPPIEIGKLELNRNPDNIFAEVEQSIFSPAHFVPGIGPSPDKMLQGRLFAYGDAHRYRVGVNADHLPVNRPHATEARTHSRDGFLYDGRHKGAKNYEPNSFGGPVQTDRPLWQPVPVTGGTGNHEAAVHAEDNDFVQAGNLYRLMSEDEKGRLIDNLAGFIAKVSRDDIADRAINNFRQADADFGKRLEAAVQALRG; this is encoded by the coding sequence ATGACAGCAACGCAGGAGGCGTACGTGACGCAGGGACCGCTCACCACGGAGGCCGGCGCGCCGGTGGCCGACAACCAGAACAGCGAGACCGCTGGCCCCGGTGGACCGGTTCTCGTCCAGGACCAGGCGCTTCTCGAGAAGCTCGCCCACTTCAACCGGGAGCGCATCCCGGAGCGCGTCGTGCACGCCCGGGGCGCCGGTGCGTACGGCACGTTCACGCTGACCCGTGACGTCTCGCAGTGGACGCGGGCGAAGTTCCTCTCGGAGGTCGGCAAGGAGACCGAGACCTTCCTGCGCTTCTCCACCGTCGCGGGAAATCTCGGCGCGGCCGACGCGGCCCGTGACCCGCGCGGCTGGGCGCTGAAGTTCTACACCGAAGAGGGCAACTACGACCTCGTCGGCAACAACACCCCGGTGTTCTTCGTCAAGGACGCCATCAAGTTCCCCGACTTCATCCACACCCAGAAGCGCGACCCGTACACGGGCTCGCAGGAGGCGGACAACGTCTGGGACTTCTGGGGCCTGTCCCCGGAATCCACCCATCAGGTGACCTGGCTCTTCGGTGACCGCGGCATCCCCGCCAGCTACCGCCACATGAACGGCTACGGCTCGCACACCTTCCAGTGGAACAACGAGGCCGGCGAGGTCTTCTGGGTCAAGTACCACTTCAAGACTGACCAGGGCATCAAGAACCTCACCACCGAGGAGGCCGTCCGCCTCTCCGGTGTGGACCCGGACAGCCACCAGCGGGACCTGCGCGAGTCCATCGAGCGCGGTGACTTCCCGACCTGGACGGTGCAGGTCCAGATCATGCCGGCGGCAGAGGCGGCCACGTACCGCTTCAACCCGTTCGACCTGACCAAGGTGTGGCCGCACGAGGACTACCCGCCGATCGAGATCGGCAAGCTGGAGCTCAACCGCAACCCGGATAACATCTTCGCCGAGGTCGAGCAGTCGATCTTCAGCCCGGCGCACTTCGTGCCCGGCATCGGTCCGTCCCCGGACAAGATGCTCCAGGGCCGTCTGTTCGCGTACGGCGACGCCCACCGCTACCGCGTCGGCGTCAACGCCGACCACCTGCCGGTGAACCGCCCGCACGCCACCGAGGCGCGTACCCACAGCCGTGACGGCTTCCTGTACGACGGCCGGCACAAGGGTGCGAAGAACTACGAGCCGAACAGCTTCGGCGGACCGGTCCAGACGGACCGGCCGCTCTGGCAGCCCGTCCCCGTCACCGGCGGCACGGGCAACCACGAGGCCGCGGTCCACGCGGAGGACAACGACTTCGTGCAGGCCGGGAACCTCTACCGGCTGATGTCGGAGGACGAGAAGGGCCGGCTGATCGACAACCTGGCCGGGTTCATCGCGAAGGTGTCGCGCGACGACATCGCCGATCGCGCGATCAACAACTTCCGTCAGGCCGACGCGGACTTCGGCAAGCGGCTGGAGGCCGCGGTCCAGGCCCTGCGCGGCTGA
- the hisN gene encoding histidinol-phosphatase, which translates to MPDYHDDLRLAHVLADAADAATTDRFKALDLKVETKPDMTPVTEADKHAEELIRGHLHRARPRDAILGEEYGLEGSGPRRWVIDPIDGTKNYVRGVPVWATLISLMEAGEDGFQPVVGVVSAPALNRRWWAAKGAGAFSGRSLTSATRLRVSKVERIADSSFAYSSLTGWEEQGRLDGFMDLTRACWRTRGYGDFWPYMMVAEGSVDICAEPELSLWDMAANSIIVQEAGGRFTSLDDVPGPGGGNAAASNGLLHRELLGYLNQRY; encoded by the coding sequence ATGCCCGATTACCACGATGATCTGCGCCTCGCCCACGTGCTGGCGGACGCCGCCGACGCGGCGACCACGGACCGGTTCAAGGCCTTGGACCTCAAGGTCGAGACCAAGCCGGACATGACACCGGTGACCGAGGCGGACAAGCACGCCGAGGAGCTCATCCGCGGGCATCTCCACCGCGCCAGACCGCGCGACGCGATCCTGGGCGAGGAGTACGGCCTCGAGGGCTCCGGCCCCCGGCGCTGGGTCATCGACCCGATCGACGGCACCAAGAACTACGTACGGGGCGTCCCCGTCTGGGCGACGCTGATCTCGCTGATGGAGGCGGGCGAGGACGGCTTCCAGCCGGTGGTCGGCGTGGTCTCCGCCCCGGCGCTCAACCGCCGCTGGTGGGCGGCGAAGGGCGCGGGCGCCTTCTCCGGCCGGAGCCTGACCTCCGCGACCCGGCTGCGGGTGTCGAAGGTGGAACGCATCGCGGACTCCTCGTTCGCGTACTCCTCGCTGACCGGGTGGGAGGAGCAGGGCCGGCTCGACGGGTTCATGGATCTGACGCGCGCCTGCTGGCGCACCCGGGGCTACGGGGACTTCTGGCCGTACATGATGGTCGCGGAGGGCTCGGTGGACATCTGCGCGGAGCCGGAGCTCTCCCTGTGGGACATGGCGGCGAACTCGATCATCGTCCAGGAGGCGGGCGGCCGGTTCACCAGCCTGGACGACGTCCCCGGTCCGGGCGGCGGCAACGCGGCCGCGTCGAACGGTCTGCTCCATCGGGAACTGCTGGGCTACCTCAACCAGCGCTACTGA
- the aroA gene encoding 3-phosphoshikimate 1-carboxyvinyltransferase: MTESSVHPALWPAPHATGAVDATVTVPGSKSVTNRALVLAALSSEPGWLRRPLRSRDTLLMAQALRTLGVGIEEGVGPDGSGEAWRIIPAGLHGPATVDVGNAGTVMRFLPPVACLADGPVRFDGDARSYERPLHGVIDALRALGARIDDDLRGALPLTVHGAGALDGGPVAIDASSSSQFVSALLLSAPRFNQGVEVRHTGSTLPSMPHIRMTVDMLRAAGAQVDEPETGGEPNVWRVSPSALLGRDLTVEPDLSNAQPFLAAALVTGGRVTVPDWPTRTTQPGDALREIFTAMGGSCELTERGLTFTGSGRIHGIDVDLGEVGELTPGIAALAALADSPSTLSGVAHLRLHETDRLAALTKEINGLGGDVTETADGLMIKPRPLQGGVFHTYDDHRMATAAAVIGLAVPGVEVENVATTAKTLPDFPDLWTGMLDSDPDTVGVSPGALGIPVEKPGA, from the coding sequence ATGACCGAGAGTTCCGTGCACCCTGCCCTCTGGCCCGCCCCCCACGCGACCGGGGCCGTCGACGCGACCGTCACCGTGCCCGGATCGAAGTCCGTCACCAACCGCGCCCTGGTCCTCGCCGCGCTGTCCTCGGAGCCGGGCTGGCTGCGCCGCCCGCTGCGCTCCCGGGACACCCTGCTGATGGCCCAGGCCCTGCGCACGCTGGGTGTGGGCATCGAGGAGGGCGTGGGCCCGGACGGTTCGGGCGAGGCCTGGCGGATCATCCCGGCCGGTCTCCACGGCCCGGCCACCGTCGACGTCGGCAACGCGGGCACCGTCATGCGCTTCCTGCCGCCCGTGGCCTGCCTCGCGGACGGCCCGGTCCGCTTCGACGGCGATGCACGCTCCTACGAGCGACCCCTGCACGGCGTGATCGACGCGCTGCGCGCGCTGGGGGCCCGCATCGACGACGACCTCCGCGGCGCCCTTCCCCTGACCGTGCACGGCGCGGGCGCGCTGGACGGCGGGCCGGTGGCGATCGACGCCTCCTCGTCCTCCCAGTTCGTCTCCGCCCTGCTGCTCTCGGCCCCCCGTTTCAACCAGGGCGTGGAGGTCCGCCACACCGGCAGCACCCTGCCGTCCATGCCGCACATCCGGATGACGGTCGACATGCTGCGCGCCGCCGGCGCCCAGGTCGACGAACCGGAGACGGGCGGTGAGCCGAACGTCTGGCGGGTGTCGCCCTCGGCCCTCCTCGGCCGCGACCTGACGGTGGAGCCGGACCTCTCCAACGCGCAGCCGTTCCTGGCCGCCGCGCTGGTCACCGGGGGCCGGGTCACGGTCCCCGACTGGCCCACGCGGACCACCCAGCCGGGTGACGCGCTGCGCGAGATCTTCACCGCGATGGGCGGCAGCTGCGAGCTGACCGAACGGGGCCTCACCTTCACCGGTTCGGGCCGTATCCACGGCATCGACGTCGATCTCGGCGAGGTCGGCGAGCTGACCCCGGGTATCGCGGCGCTGGCCGCCCTCGCCGACTCCCCGTCCACGTTGAGCGGGGTCGCCCATCTGCGACTGCACGAGACGGACCGGCTGGCCGCCCTCACCAAGGAGATCAACGGCCTGGGCGGCGACGTCACGGAGACGGCCGACGGCCTGATGATCAAGCCCCGCCCGCTCCAGGGCGGCGTCTTCCACACGTACGACGACCACCGGATGGCGACGGCGGCCGCGGTCATCGGTCTCGCCGTGCCGGGGGTCGAGGTGGAGAACGTGGCCACGACCGCGAAGACGCTCCCGGACTTCCCGGACCTGTGGACCGGCATGCTCGACTCCGACCCGGACACGGTCGGGGTGTCACCCGGCGCGCTCGGGATCCCCGTGGAAAAGCCCGGGGCCTGA
- a CDS encoding TetR/AcrR family transcriptional regulator → MPTAREALLDAAVSALVTRPWGEVRMGEVAAAAGVSRQTLYHAFGSKHGLGRALIRRAADGYLAGVEEALGTHAVTGRGPVELALWTVRAARGDAIVKALLTGHWDDDLPRPEASHPARAAAGAETGARSGAGTAEFRIPLPTPAELLTLARDRAVAVLRNGRTSRGAAADLESVCEIALRIGLSYAVVPPVAAPSPVGSDAVRLVREALARLPAP, encoded by the coding sequence ATGCCCACAGCACGAGAAGCCCTGCTGGACGCCGCCGTCTCGGCGCTCGTGACCCGGCCGTGGGGCGAGGTGCGGATGGGGGAGGTGGCGGCCGCGGCGGGCGTCTCCCGGCAGACCCTTTACCACGCCTTCGGCAGCAAGCACGGGCTGGGTCGCGCGCTGATCCGGCGGGCCGCCGACGGCTATCTGGCAGGGGTCGAGGAGGCTCTCGGTACGCACGCGGTCACCGGGCGCGGGCCGGTCGAACTCGCCCTCTGGACGGTCCGTGCCGCGCGTGGCGACGCCATCGTCAAGGCATTGCTCACCGGCCACTGGGACGATGACCTGCCGCGGCCGGAAGCATCACACCCGGCACGGGCGGCGGCCGGGGCAGAGACCGGGGCGAGGTCGGGAGCGGGGACCGCGGAGTTCCGGATACCGCTGCCGACGCCGGCCGAACTCCTGACGCTGGCACGGGACCGGGCGGTGGCCGTCCTGAGGAACGGCCGCACGTCCCGGGGCGCCGCGGCGGACCTGGAGTCCGTGTGCGAGATCGCGCTGCGGATCGGCCTCTCCTACGCCGTGGTGCCGCCGGTCGCCGCTCCCTCCCCGGTCGGCTCCGACGCCGTGCGGCTGGTCCGGGAGGCGCTGGCACGGCTGCCGGCACCGTGA
- a CDS encoding Fur family transcriptional regulator: MSDLLERLRGRGWRMTAQRRVVAEVLDGDHVHLTADEVHARAVDRLPEISRATVYNTLGEMVSLGEVIEVSTDRRAKRYDPNAHRPHHHLVCARCGAIRDVHPSGDPLADLPADERFGFTVSDVEVTYRGVCPNCAATA; encoded by the coding sequence ATGAGTGACCTCCTTGAACGACTTCGCGGGCGCGGCTGGCGCATGACCGCACAGCGGCGCGTCGTGGCCGAGGTGCTCGACGGGGACCACGTGCACCTGACCGCGGACGAGGTGCACGCGCGGGCCGTGGACCGCCTCCCGGAGATCTCCCGCGCCACCGTGTACAACACGCTGGGCGAGATGGTGTCCCTCGGTGAGGTCATCGAGGTCTCCACCGACCGCCGGGCCAAGCGCTACGACCCGAACGCCCACCGGCCCCACCACCACCTGGTGTGCGCACGCTGCGGCGCGATCCGGGACGTCCACCCGTCCGGTGACCCGCTGGCCGACCTTCCGGCCGACGAGCGCTTCGGCTTCACCGTCTCCGATGTCGAGGTGACCTACCGCGGCGTCTGCCCGAACTGCGCCGCGACCGCCTGA
- a CDS encoding SOS response-associated peptidase: MCGRYAASRRPEDLTGLFGVEKWEPTETVEPDWNVAPTKEVYAVLERPVKDADDRRPVRQLRTLKWGLVPSWSKSPDGAARMINARAETVHEKPSFRRPFASRRCILPADGYYEWVTGADERQLEEKGKRKRPRKQPYFVTPADGSVFAMAGIYDFWRDRTLPEDHPRAWWVTCSVITTEAETSPLSVAPAEGPAALADIHPRMPLMLPPDRWDAWLDPSHTDVEELRALLEPPPGGLMRAYPVGTAVSNVRNNGPELLDELAAPELSTLF; encoded by the coding sequence ATGTGCGGACGGTATGCGGCCAGTCGGCGGCCAGAGGACCTGACCGGACTCTTCGGGGTCGAGAAGTGGGAGCCGACCGAGACGGTGGAGCCCGACTGGAACGTGGCCCCGACGAAGGAGGTCTACGCGGTACTCGAGCGTCCGGTGAAGGACGCCGACGACCGGCGTCCGGTTCGCCAGCTGCGCACCCTGAAGTGGGGGCTGGTCCCTTCCTGGTCGAAGTCGCCCGACGGGGCCGCCCGCATGATCAACGCCCGGGCGGAGACCGTCCACGAGAAGCCGTCGTTCCGCCGCCCCTTCGCTTCGAGGCGGTGCATCCTGCCCGCCGACGGCTACTACGAGTGGGTGACCGGCGCCGACGAGCGGCAGCTGGAGGAGAAGGGGAAGAGGAAACGGCCTCGCAAGCAGCCGTACTTCGTGACCCCCGCGGACGGTTCCGTCTTCGCGATGGCCGGGATCTACGACTTCTGGCGCGACCGCACCCTGCCCGAGGACCACCCCCGGGCCTGGTGGGTGACCTGCTCGGTGATCACCACCGAGGCGGAGACCTCCCCGCTCTCCGTGGCCCCCGCCGAAGGGCCGGCCGCGCTCGCCGACATCCACCCCCGGATGCCGCTGATGCTCCCCCCGGACCGCTGGGACGCCTGGCTGGACCCCTCGCACACCGACGTGGAGGAGCTCCGCGCTCTCCTGGAACCGCCGCCCGGCGGGCTGATGCGGGCCTACCCGGTCGGTACCGCCGTCAGCAACGTCCGCAACAACGGCCCGGAACTCCTCGACGAGCTGGCCGCGCCTGAGCTGAGCACGCTGTTCTGA
- a CDS encoding M50 family metallopeptidase: MDSTELGDLWDRVFGTQPAPEQWLVVVTATAALVVVVPNLIWRLSRNAITIAHEGGHGLVALLTGRRLSGIRLHSDTSGLTVSRGKPTGVGMILTAAAGYTAPSLLGLGGAWLLADGRITLLLWLATALLAVMLVMIRNLYGALTVILTGTTFLLVSWLTSPDVQSAFAYTVVWFLLLGGVRPAFELQSKRRHGGAPDSDADQLARLTHAPAAMWLFLFHAVSLCSLTGGGRWLLGL, encoded by the coding sequence ATGGACAGCACCGAACTGGGCGATCTGTGGGATCGCGTCTTCGGCACCCAGCCCGCGCCCGAGCAGTGGCTGGTGGTCGTGACGGCCACCGCCGCGCTCGTCGTCGTCGTACCGAACCTCATATGGCGGCTCTCACGCAACGCGATCACCATCGCTCACGAGGGCGGTCACGGGCTGGTCGCCCTGCTGACCGGACGGCGGCTCTCCGGGATCCGGCTGCACTCGGACACCAGCGGGCTGACGGTGAGCCGCGGCAAGCCGACCGGCGTCGGCATGATCCTCACCGCGGCGGCGGGCTACACGGCACCGTCGCTGCTCGGGCTCGGCGGCGCCTGGCTGCTGGCCGACGGCCGGATCACGCTGCTCCTGTGGCTGGCCACCGCGCTGCTCGCGGTGATGCTGGTGATGATCCGCAATCTCTACGGGGCCCTGACGGTCATCCTCACGGGTACGACCTTCCTGCTGGTGTCCTGGCTCACCTCGCCCGACGTCCAGTCGGCGTTCGCCTACACCGTGGTCTGGTTCCTGCTGCTGGGCGGGGTACGTCCGGCCTTCGAGCTCCAGTCCAAGCGCCGCCACGGGGGTGCGCCGGACTCCGACGCCGACCAGCTCGCCCGGCTGACGCACGCCCCGGCCGCGATGTGGCTGTTCCTCTTCCACGCGGTCTCCCTGTGCTCACTGACCGGCGGCGGACGCTGGCTGCTCGGACTGTGA